The proteins below are encoded in one region of Amycolatopsis acidiphila:
- a CDS encoding DODA-type extradiol aromatic ring-opening family dioxygenase: MAELVAVIASTHHPFYYRASTATGEERPPFADEWVRKVESFRETLTRARPDVLVMVGSDHFHQLWLDNMPQFLVGKAPFYDANFYNEEREFGLPKMLLRGQEDLSAYVLREGLDAGFDLAFSNELRIDHSITCPIITLRPQNDLPIVPVYTNIFAPPLPQPKRFVQLGQTIRELVESWPSEQRVAVIGTGHLSLELGGPRQFGPHGPDPEFDRKAVDWIAGGDLEKCLGEVTLESLHLPGNATHGFMDFMLMMGVAGEGQRADYVDSYDLFHTMEAYFTWYPGGGVR, encoded by the coding sequence ATGGCTGAGCTGGTCGCGGTGATCGCGTCCACGCACCACCCGTTCTACTACCGCGCCAGCACCGCCACCGGCGAGGAACGGCCGCCGTTCGCCGACGAGTGGGTGCGCAAGGTGGAGTCGTTCCGCGAGACGCTGACGCGGGCGCGCCCGGACGTGCTGGTGATGGTCGGCTCGGACCACTTCCACCAGCTGTGGCTGGACAACATGCCGCAGTTCCTGGTGGGCAAAGCGCCCTTCTACGACGCCAACTTCTACAACGAAGAGCGTGAGTTCGGGCTGCCGAAGATGCTGCTGCGCGGACAGGAGGACCTCTCGGCGTACGTGCTGCGCGAGGGCCTGGACGCCGGCTTCGACCTCGCCTTCTCCAACGAGCTGCGGATCGACCACTCCATCACCTGCCCGATCATCACCCTGCGCCCGCAGAACGACCTGCCGATCGTGCCGGTCTACACCAACATCTTCGCCCCGCCACTGCCGCAGCCGAAGCGCTTCGTCCAATTGGGACAGACGATTCGGGAGCTCGTCGAGTCCTGGCCGTCGGAGCAGCGGGTGGCGGTGATCGGTACCGGGCACCTGTCCCTGGAGCTGGGCGGGCCGCGGCAGTTCGGGCCGCACGGGCCGGACCCGGAGTTCGACCGCAAGGCCGTGGACTGGATCGCCGGGGGCGACCTGGAGAAGTGCCTGGGCGAGGTGACGCTGGAAAGCCTGCACCTGCCCGGCAACGCCACCCACGGGTTCATGGACTTCATGCTCATGATGGGGGTGGCAGGCGAAGGACAGCGGGCGGACTACGTCGACAGCTACGACCTGTTCCACACCATGGAGGCCTACTTCACCTGGTACCCCGGCGGAGGCGTGCGGTGA